Proteins encoded in a region of the Geobacillus genomosp. 3 genome:
- a CDS encoding vWA domain-containing protein: MRRRGWLLWGMVFCLIASLWPVRVDIVYADQKEGALTVVSDEKIEGWAVAPGAGDGRGNSIRFFEVRIKVKEQNGSVVSYRTEAVEAPAGRNGAKTYTFSLDMRGKWPSAQGERAAYDITVDAYRVLGNGQEDLYFSFPEPPYEYTKRNEASTAALDFSMAFSQSEYAKPPNGDAEGRLDVTLIPKGSVSAPVRPPIDVVFVMDVSGSMTWEKLSSAKTALRSAVDYFKAHSHPHDRFALIPFSDSVRDIVPFGDQPTVAAQLEKIRTVGDRLTAGGGTNYSAALSLAQSYFNDPARKKYVIFLTDGMPTVLHTDAMITYREVERQWLLLIPYYDYTGKKITANLPLTYELYVDGRAGIHFQDNKGFTRVFYSNGSDYVNGNRLSRDNGYPFTYEWVETEIRAHAIAVAKALGLNNITLYSIGFGDSKEVDMDYLRALSAVAGGEARQGTTQNLTALFQQFSQLATTPAITGTIRIPLSSFGGNVAIAENGQVWLDETKQNAYISFSIPYQIGQGAPPPVTIPVPVSFKAEGTYTFEAELTYRDVYGQPQPPVTKKVTVTVKDEAPPSFTGTVTLQGVTNDVASLIKFGAANGDDNRFRAAYSLSLVGYVGNASGTISNVSIIQELPDGISVVPDGKVTVYTDQGKRYAKWTFANQTFDYNQLNKLTLSAQWVMQADFAMNNVSLPPAVVTFTDSRYGAQTSTLAPPRERIGMTVRLHDFPNFYYEGNANGAIRKYQVSAASQDEVGSAEPNSYGLLPLAVKALQYDPNDDGVLLVTYRNDETVRIYLKPRLSIIASNGEVESGATVTEAPTVRVTGLVAGERVTYEYEIARNGSSSDWQLLGPPYAISVSDDGEYTVAVRSSGGLTRGDGTTIVSFRYMKLIRNLTLGDYRRKMNVGETQTIPVIIEPIDATNKTLMWESSDPGIASVGHNGVVTANKPGTAAIIVRATDGSQATARAVITVIDPYVPLEGMAFSSPVLYMKVGERLEVAPQLRFIPENATDKTIADVQSSAPAYVEAVNENGTWVLIANDVGYATVTATAKARTSDHKAIQAAVTVIVQEAADGSDDGRNRW; this comes from the coding sequence ATGCGGCGGCGTGGCTGGCTGTTATGGGGAATGGTGTTTTGTCTCATCGCAAGTCTATGGCCGGTGAGGGTTGACATCGTTTATGCCGATCAAAAAGAGGGCGCTCTCACCGTCGTTTCAGATGAAAAAATAGAAGGATGGGCCGTTGCCCCAGGGGCCGGGGATGGCCGGGGCAACAGCATCCGCTTTTTTGAAGTCCGTATTAAGGTGAAGGAACAAAACGGCTCTGTCGTCAGCTATCGCACGGAAGCGGTGGAAGCGCCGGCGGGCCGAAACGGAGCGAAAACGTATACGTTTTCGCTTGATATGCGCGGCAAGTGGCCATCGGCCCAAGGGGAGAGGGCGGCTTACGACATTACCGTCGACGCTTACCGGGTGTTGGGAAACGGGCAGGAAGACTTGTATTTTTCATTCCCGGAGCCGCCTTATGAGTATACGAAACGAAATGAAGCCAGCACCGCTGCACTCGATTTCTCCATGGCGTTTTCACAGTCGGAATACGCCAAGCCGCCAAACGGCGATGCCGAAGGACGGCTCGATGTGACGCTCATCCCGAAAGGCTCGGTTTCCGCGCCTGTCCGTCCGCCGATTGACGTCGTGTTTGTCATGGACGTGTCGGGGTCGATGACATGGGAGAAGCTTTCGAGCGCCAAGACGGCGCTCCGTTCGGCTGTCGATTACTTTAAAGCCCATTCGCATCCGCATGACCGGTTTGCCCTTATTCCATTTTCTGACTCGGTGAGAGATATCGTGCCGTTTGGGGATCAGCCGACGGTCGCCGCCCAGCTCGAGAAAATCCGGACGGTCGGCGACAGGCTGACGGCCGGAGGCGGCACGAACTATTCGGCGGCACTGTCGCTTGCGCAGTCGTATTTTAACGATCCGGCGCGCAAAAAGTATGTGATTTTCTTGACAGACGGGATGCCGACAGTGTTGCATACGGACGCTATGATCACGTATCGCGAGGTAGAGAGACAATGGCTTTTGCTTATTCCGTATTATGACTATACAGGGAAAAAAATCACTGCTAACTTACCATTAACTTATGAGTTATACGTGGATGGAAGAGCAGGAATCCATTTTCAAGATAATAAGGGATTTACTCGAGTGTTCTATAGCAATGGGAGTGATTATGTTAATGGAAATCGTCTTTCACGTGACAATGGTTATCCATTCACGTATGAGTGGGTGGAAACGGAAATCCGTGCCCATGCTATAGCGGTGGCCAAAGCGCTTGGACTGAACAATATCACGCTCTATTCCATCGGCTTCGGTGACAGCAAGGAAGTCGATATGGACTATTTGCGCGCCCTCTCAGCGGTTGCCGGCGGCGAGGCGCGGCAAGGAACGACGCAAAACTTGACTGCTTTATTCCAACAGTTTTCCCAGCTCGCCACCACCCCGGCGATCACCGGAACGATCCGCATTCCGCTGTCGTCATTTGGCGGCAATGTCGCCATCGCGGAAAACGGCCAAGTATGGCTCGATGAAACAAAGCAAAACGCCTACATTTCGTTTTCGATTCCGTACCAGATCGGCCAAGGCGCTCCACCGCCGGTGACGATTCCGGTTCCGGTATCGTTTAAAGCTGAAGGGACGTATACGTTTGAAGCCGAATTGACGTATCGCGACGTGTATGGCCAACCGCAGCCGCCGGTGACGAAAAAGGTGACGGTCACGGTTAAAGATGAAGCGCCGCCGTCCTTTACAGGCACGGTGACATTGCAAGGAGTGACCAATGATGTCGCAAGCTTAATCAAGTTCGGCGCCGCTAATGGCGATGACAACCGCTTCCGCGCGGCATATTCACTGTCGCTTGTCGGCTATGTTGGCAATGCGAGCGGGACGATTAGCAATGTAAGCATTATCCAAGAACTGCCCGACGGCATTTCTGTCGTTCCTGATGGGAAAGTCACAGTCTACACAGACCAGGGCAAGCGTTATGCCAAATGGACATTTGCCAATCAAACGTTCGATTACAACCAGCTGAATAAGCTGACGCTTTCGGCGCAATGGGTGATGCAGGCCGATTTTGCGATGAACAATGTCTCGCTGCCGCCAGCGGTTGTGACGTTTACGGACAGCCGCTATGGCGCGCAAACCTCGACGCTTGCGCCGCCGAGGGAACGAATTGGCATGACGGTTCGTCTCCATGATTTTCCGAATTTTTACTATGAAGGAAACGCGAACGGCGCGATCCGCAAATATCAAGTTTCCGCCGCTTCGCAAGACGAGGTCGGAAGCGCGGAGCCGAATTCATACGGGCTGCTGCCGCTGGCGGTCAAAGCGCTGCAATACGACCCGAACGATGACGGCGTGCTGCTTGTCACCTATCGCAATGATGAAACGGTGCGCATATATTTGAAGCCGCGTTTGTCGATCATTGCATCAAATGGCGAAGTAGAAAGCGGCGCGACGGTGACGGAAGCGCCGACGGTTCGCGTGACCGGGCTTGTCGCCGGTGAACGGGTGACGTATGAATACGAAATCGCGCGCAACGGCTCATCGTCCGATTGGCAGCTGCTTGGTCCGCCGTATGCCATTTCGGTTTCCGATGACGGCGAGTATACGGTTGCCGTGCGCTCGAGCGGCGGGTTGACGCGGGGCGATGGAACGACGATCGTGTCATTCCGGTATATGAAGCTCATTCGCAATTTGACGCTTGGCGATTACAGACGGAAAATGAACGTTGGCGAAACGCAAACGATTCCGGTGATCATTGAACCGATTGATGCGACAAACAAAACGCTTATGTGGGAATCGAGCGACCCGGGTATCGCTTCTGTCGGCCATAACGGCGTTGTAACAGCAAACAAACCGGGAACGGCCGCGATCATCGTCCGCGCAACTGACGGAAGCCAGGCAACAGCCAGAGCGGTGATTACGGTCATCGACCCGTATGTGCCCCTTGAAGGGATGGCGTTTTCCAGCCCGGTGCTGTACATGAAAGTCGGCGAACGGCTCGAGGTGGCACCGCAACTGCGGTTTATCCCTGAGAATGCGACCGACAAAACGATTGCCGATGTTCAGTCATCCGCCCCGGCCTATGTGGAAGCGGTCAATGAAAACGGAACATGGGTGCTGATCGCCAACGATGTCGGCTATGCGACGGTGACGGCGACCGCCAAGGCGAGAACGAGCGATCATAAGGCGATTCAAGCGGCGGTGACGGTCATTGTTCAAGAAGCGGCCGACGGTAGCGATGACGGGCGAAATCGGTGGTGA
- a CDS encoding bifunctional folylpolyglutamate synthase/dihydrofolate synthase: MVRTYDEAVAWIHGRLRLGMKPGLKRMEWMMEKLGHPERRVRAVHIGGTNGKGSTVAYLRSILQAAGYSVGTFTSPYVEQFNERISINGEPISDQEIVELVQVIQPLADELEKTELGGPTEFEVITAMMLYYFGKQNVQDIVLVEVGLGGRLDSTNVIYPLVSVITNVSYDHMNILGDTLAQIAAEKAGIIKPGVPLVTAVKEPEAWEVIAKTAAERKAKLYRLGVDFTVTDWKTTAEGEQFSLATPFAEYRDVRIQMPGAHQVDNAAVAVMAAELLRLGYSFLIDPEHIADGLAAAAWPGRFEQVSGNPLIILDGAHNEAGIRALVETVRAHYPDKRVHVLFAALTDKPLERMIEPLDELADTITFTTFDFPRAAAAEDLAALSSHPHKAVVGDWTAWIDGKKKEAGSDDLLLITGSLYFISEARKLLKKHTKR; this comes from the coding sequence ATGGTTCGAACTTATGACGAAGCGGTCGCCTGGATTCATGGACGGCTGCGGCTCGGCATGAAACCCGGGTTGAAACGAATGGAATGGATGATGGAAAAACTTGGCCACCCGGAACGCCGCGTCCGCGCCGTCCATATCGGGGGAACGAACGGAAAAGGGTCGACCGTCGCCTACTTGCGCTCGATTTTGCAGGCGGCGGGCTATTCGGTTGGAACGTTCACGTCGCCGTATGTCGAGCAGTTTAACGAGCGGATCAGCATCAACGGCGAACCGATTTCCGATCAGGAGATCGTCGAGCTCGTGCAAGTCATTCAGCCGCTCGCGGATGAATTGGAAAAAACCGAACTTGGCGGGCCGACCGAATTTGAAGTCATCACGGCTATGATGCTATATTATTTTGGAAAACAGAACGTTCAAGACATCGTGCTCGTCGAGGTCGGGCTTGGCGGCCGTCTCGATTCGACGAACGTCATTTATCCGCTCGTTTCCGTCATTACAAACGTCAGCTATGATCATATGAACATTTTAGGCGATACGCTCGCGCAAATCGCCGCGGAAAAAGCAGGGATCATCAAGCCGGGCGTGCCGCTTGTGACGGCGGTGAAGGAACCGGAGGCGTGGGAGGTGATCGCCAAAACGGCGGCGGAGCGGAAGGCGAAACTGTACCGGCTCGGCGTTGATTTTACTGTAACAGACTGGAAAACGACTGCCGAAGGGGAACAGTTTTCCCTCGCCACGCCGTTTGCCGAATACCGCGATGTGCGCATTCAAATGCCCGGCGCCCATCAAGTTGACAACGCGGCGGTGGCGGTGATGGCGGCGGAGTTGTTGCGGCTTGGCTATTCGTTTTTGATCGATCCGGAGCATATCGCCGATGGACTCGCCGCCGCCGCCTGGCCCGGCCGGTTTGAGCAGGTGAGCGGCAACCCGCTGATCATCCTTGACGGCGCCCATAACGAAGCCGGCATCCGCGCCCTTGTCGAGACGGTGCGCGCTCATTATCCCGACAAACGCGTCCATGTTTTGTTCGCCGCGCTGACGGACAAGCCGCTTGAGCGAATGATCGAACCGCTCGATGAGCTCGCGGACACGATCACCTTTACGACGTTTGATTTTCCGCGCGCGGCGGCGGCCGAGGATCTTGCCGCCCTTTCGTCCCACCCGCACAAAGCTGTTGTGGGCGATTGGACCGCCTGGATAGACGGAAAGAAAAAAGAGGCGGGAAGCGATGACTTGCTGCTGATCACCGGATCGCTTTATTTTATATCCGAAGCGCGGAAACTATTAAAAAAACATACCAAGCGATGA
- a CDS encoding valine--tRNA ligase — translation MAQHEVSMPPKYDHRAVETGRYEWWLKGKFFEATGDPDKQPFTIVIPPPNVTGKLHLGHAWDTTLQDIITRMKRMQGYDVLWLPGMDHAGIATQAKVEEKLRQQGLSRYDLGREKFLEETWKWKEEYAGHIRSQWAKLGLGLDYTRERFTLDEGLSKAVREVFVSLYRKGLIYRGEYIINWDPVTKTALSDIEVVYKEVKGALYHMRYPLADGSGYIEVATTRPETMLGDTAVAVHPDDERYKHLIGKTVKLPIVGREIPIIADEYVDMEFGSGAVKITPAHDPNDFEIGNRHNLPRILVMNEDGTMNENAMQYQGLDRFECRKQIARDLQEQGVLFKIEEHVHSVGHSERSGAVVEPYLSTQWFVKMKPLAEAAIKLQQTDGKVQFVPERFEKTYLHWLENIRDWCISRQLWWGHRIPAWYHKETGEVYVDHEPPSDIENWEQDPDVLDTWFSSALWPFSTMGWPDTESPDYKRYYPTDVLVTGYDIIFFWVSRMIFQGLEFTGKRPFKDVLIHGLVRDAQGRKMSKSLGNGVDPMDVIDQYGADALRYFLATGSSPGQDLRFSTEKVEATWNFANKIWNASRFALMNMGGMTHEELDLSGEKTVADHWILTRLNETIETVTKLAEKYEFGEVGRTLYNFIWDDLCDWYIEMAKLPLYGDDEAAKQTTRSVLAYVLDNTMRLLHPFMPFITEEIWQNLPHEGESITVAPWPKVRPELSNEKAAEEMRLLVDIIRSVRNIRAEVNTPPSKPVALYLKVKDEKVRDVLMNNRAYLERFCNPSELLIDVDVPMPEKAMTAVVTGAELILPLEGLINIEEEIKRLEKELDKWNKEVERVEKKLANEGFLAKAPAHVVEEERRKRQDYMEKREAVQARLAELKR, via the coding sequence ATGGCACAGCATGAAGTATCGATGCCGCCGAAATACGACCATCGCGCCGTCGAAACAGGGCGCTATGAGTGGTGGCTGAAAGGGAAATTTTTTGAAGCGACCGGCGATCCGGACAAACAACCGTTTACGATCGTCATCCCGCCGCCGAACGTCACCGGCAAGCTGCACTTAGGGCATGCGTGGGATACAACGCTGCAAGATATCATTACGCGCATGAAGCGGATGCAAGGGTATGACGTGCTCTGGCTTCCGGGAATGGACCACGCCGGCATCGCCACCCAGGCGAAAGTCGAGGAAAAACTGCGCCAGCAAGGGCTGTCGCGCTACGACTTAGGCCGTGAGAAGTTTTTAGAAGAAACGTGGAAATGGAAAGAAGAATATGCCGGGCATATTCGCAGCCAATGGGCGAAGTTAGGGCTTGGGCTCGATTACACGCGCGAGCGGTTTACGCTTGATGAAGGGCTGTCCAAAGCGGTGCGCGAAGTGTTCGTTTCGCTCTATCGAAAAGGGCTCATTTACCGCGGCGAGTACATTATTAACTGGGATCCGGTGACGAAAACGGCGTTGTCGGACATTGAGGTCGTGTATAAAGAAGTCAAAGGCGCGCTCTATCATATGCGCTATCCGCTTGCCGACGGCTCCGGTTACATTGAAGTGGCGACGACCCGCCCGGAAACGATGCTCGGCGATACGGCCGTTGCCGTCCATCCGGATGATGAGCGGTACAAGCATTTGATCGGCAAAACGGTCAAGCTGCCGATCGTCGGCCGTGAAATTCCGATCATTGCCGACGAATACGTCGACATGGAATTCGGCTCCGGGGCGGTCAAAATTACGCCGGCGCACGACCCGAACGACTTTGAAATCGGCAACCGCCACAACTTGCCGCGCATTCTCGTCATGAACGAAGACGGCACGATGAACGAAAACGCCATGCAATACCAAGGGCTTGACCGGTTTGAATGCCGGAAGCAAATCGCCCGCGATTTGCAAGAACAAGGCGTTTTGTTCAAAATCGAGGAGCACGTTCACTCTGTCGGCCATAGCGAACGGAGCGGCGCGGTCGTCGAGCCGTATTTGTCGACGCAATGGTTTGTGAAAATGAAGCCGCTCGCCGAAGCGGCCATCAAGCTCCAGCAGACGGACGGCAAAGTGCAGTTTGTGCCGGAGCGGTTTGAGAAAACGTATTTGCATTGGCTTGAGAACATCCGCGACTGGTGCATTTCGCGCCAGCTTTGGTGGGGGCACCGCATTCCGGCGTGGTATCATAAAGAAACGGGCGAAGTGTACGTCGACCATGAGCCGCCAAGCGACATTGAAAACTGGGAGCAGGACCCTGACGTGCTTGACACATGGTTCAGCTCGGCGCTCTGGCCGTTCTCGACAATGGGCTGGCCGGATACAGAATCGCCGGATTACAAGCGCTACTACCCGACCGACGTGCTTGTCACCGGCTATGACATCATCTTCTTCTGGGTGTCGCGCATGATTTTCCAAGGGCTCGAATTCACTGGGAAGCGGCCGTTTAAAGATGTCTTGATCCATGGCCTCGTCCGCGACGCCCAAGGGCGGAAAATGAGCAAGTCACTCGGCAACGGCGTCGATCCGATGGATGTCATCGACCAATACGGCGCTGATGCGCTCCGGTACTTTTTAGCAACCGGCAGCTCGCCGGGGCAAGACTTGCGCTTTAGCACGGAAAAAGTCGAAGCGACATGGAATTTTGCCAATAAAATTTGGAACGCCTCGCGCTTCGCCTTAATGAACATGGGCGGCATGACGCACGAAGAACTCGATTTGAGCGGCGAAAAAACGGTCGCCGACCATTGGATTTTAACGCGCTTAAATGAAACGATTGAGACGGTGACAAAACTCGCGGAAAAATACGAGTTCGGTGAAGTCGGGCGCACGCTGTACAACTTTATTTGGGACGATTTGTGCGATTGGTATATCGAAATGGCAAAGCTGCCGCTTTACGGTGACGACGAAGCGGCGAAACAAACGACGCGCTCCGTGTTGGCGTATGTGCTCGACAACACAATGCGTCTGCTTCACCCGTTTATGCCGTTCATTACCGAGGAAATTTGGCAAAACTTGCCGCACGAAGGCGAATCGATCACCGTCGCTCCGTGGCCAAAGGTGCGCCCTGAGCTGTCAAACGAAAAAGCGGCTGAGGAAATGCGGCTGTTGGTTGATATCATCCGCTCCGTCCGCAACATCCGCGCTGAGGTGAACACACCGCCAAGCAAGCCGGTGGCGCTCTACTTGAAGGTAAAAGACGAGAAAGTGCGCGATGTGCTTATGAACAACCGCGCTTATTTGGAGCGGTTCTGCAACCCGAGCGAGCTGTTGATCGATGTGGATGTTCCGATGCCGGAGAAAGCGATGACCGCGGTCGTCACCGGCGCCGAGCTCATTTTGCCGCTTGAAGGGTTGATCAACATCGAAGAAGAAATCAAGCGGCTTGAAAAAGAGCTCGACAAATGGAACAAAGAAGTCGAACGCGTCGAAAAGAAACTGGCGAACGAAGGCTTTTTGGCGAAAGCGCCGGCCCATGTCGTCGAAGAAGAGCGGCGCAAGCGGCAAGATTACATGGAAAAACGCGAAGCCGTCCAAGCGCGCCTCGCTGAGTTGAAACGGTAG
- the ysxE gene encoding spore coat protein YsxE gives MTIRSETYRAVLHQYGLQPRHIEQRGKAVKVHTDRGVFALKPLDDEQEAAAIWQSLHYYGRHCPPHYGTRLRSLFAAEGGRLYYLQAWHEGETGGKEEAVRAFFRGLAHLHRATVRFVKVSEEEINAYRKQKKEEWQRERAVWEERIERYETAWYMSPFQLQCCTYFHEVMRAYWFAEEQLAAWEEAVKETKQWRIAWVHGKARLSHYVTPYWISWERAHWNSPVYDLTAAFRIHVRMFPPLGQEWIEGIDEYEKELPLSPAERAFLYSHLAEPRGFVRCLERYEAASHMERNEREHVAALLRCYMAFKNMEAVVMHLVQRDAAQPQGETDGSEAPADEGGSR, from the coding sequence ATGACCATACGGTCTGAAACGTATCGCGCCGTGCTTCACCAGTATGGGCTTCAGCCGCGGCATATCGAACAGCGGGGCAAAGCGGTTAAAGTGCATACTGACCGCGGTGTGTTTGCCTTAAAACCGCTCGATGACGAACAGGAGGCGGCCGCCATTTGGCAGTCACTCCACTATTACGGGCGCCATTGCCCCCCACATTATGGGACGCGGCTGCGGTCGCTGTTTGCGGCCGAAGGGGGGCGCCTCTATTATTTGCAAGCATGGCACGAAGGCGAAACGGGGGGGAAGGAAGAAGCCGTCCGCGCCTTTTTTCGCGGGCTGGCGCACCTTCACCGCGCTACCGTCCGTTTTGTTAAAGTAAGCGAGGAGGAGATCAACGCTTACCGGAAGCAAAAAAAAGAGGAATGGCAACGGGAGCGGGCGGTTTGGGAAGAGCGGATCGAGCGGTATGAAACAGCTTGGTACATGTCGCCGTTTCAGCTGCAGTGCTGCACGTATTTTCATGAGGTGATGCGCGCGTATTGGTTTGCCGAGGAGCAGCTTGCCGCTTGGGAGGAAGCGGTGAAGGAAACGAAACAATGGCGAATCGCCTGGGTGCACGGAAAGGCGCGCCTTTCCCATTACGTGACGCCGTATTGGATCAGCTGGGAGCGAGCACACTGGAATTCTCCGGTATACGATTTGACCGCTGCGTTTCGCATTCATGTCCGGATGTTTCCGCCACTCGGACAGGAATGGATAGAGGGGATCGATGAATACGAAAAGGAGCTGCCGTTATCTCCGGCGGAACGGGCGTTTCTATACAGCCATCTGGCTGAACCGCGCGGGTTTGTCCGCTGCCTTGAACGATATGAGGCCGCTTCGCACATGGAGCGGAACGAGCGCGAACACGTCGCTGCCCTGTTGCGCTGCTATATGGCTTTTAAAAACATGGAGGCCGTCGTCATGCATCTTGTCCAACGCGACGCCGCGCAGCCGCAGGGTGAGACAGACGGCTCCGAGGCACCGGCAGATGAGGGCGGCAGCCGTTAA
- the spoVID gene encoding stage VI sporulation protein D codes for MEQSYLRFSLEESVWFKSGQEVAEFLSISLDPVISVDEYDQYITIRGALELNGEFHPASGGEAPEVDSDAFDFASYRYIQHISVREDGICELSHRFPIDITIPKNRIRDLDDVYVTVETFDYDLGDNGRLLVTADISISGISEAPLVDDLPADDEDEEPLFAPFESVARKEAADDETFTSEDRPADEADEQTVAAGEELPVSAFEPAAVRHEQTPSDEEEDVKEPFLPLETETKAVSAEAEEELAPLLPPTEAKVSIGAAKKAGNEEEEEEQQTEVKSENALYLTKLFAKSEAEEFTKVKICIVQQGDSLDKIAERYDVTISQLLRANDLESPDDVHEGQLLYIPAMAGSRPFL; via the coding sequence TTGGAGCAATCGTATTTGCGTTTTTCATTGGAAGAGTCAGTCTGGTTTAAAAGCGGACAGGAAGTCGCCGAATTTTTGTCGATTTCCCTTGACCCTGTGATCTCTGTCGACGAGTACGATCAATATATTACGATTCGCGGCGCGCTTGAACTAAACGGAGAGTTTCACCCGGCAAGCGGAGGAGAGGCTCCGGAAGTGGACAGCGACGCATTTGATTTTGCCAGCTATCGTTACATTCAGCACATTTCCGTGCGCGAGGATGGCATTTGCGAGCTGTCGCACCGGTTTCCGATCGATATAACGATTCCGAAAAACCGCATTCGTGATCTTGATGATGTATACGTTACAGTGGAAACGTTTGACTATGACTTAGGTGATAACGGGAGACTGCTTGTGACTGCTGATATTTCGATCAGCGGGATTAGTGAAGCGCCGCTTGTCGATGACTTGCCTGCCGATGACGAAGATGAGGAGCCGCTTTTTGCCCCGTTCGAGTCGGTCGCCCGCAAGGAGGCAGCCGACGATGAGACGTTCACATCGGAGGACCGTCCCGCTGATGAGGCGGATGAACAGACTGTCGCAGCGGGCGAGGAACTGCCGGTTTCCGCCTTTGAACCGGCGGCTGTACGTCATGAACAAACGCCGTCTGATGAAGAAGAGGACGTAAAAGAACCATTTTTGCCGCTTGAGACGGAAACGAAAGCGGTGAGTGCGGAAGCGGAAGAGGAACTTGCTCCCCTGTTGCCGCCAACGGAGGCGAAAGTCTCAATCGGGGCCGCCAAAAAGGCAGGAAATGAGGAGGAAGAGGAAGAACAACAGACGGAAGTGAAAAGCGAAAACGCCCTTTACTTAACAAAGCTGTTTGCGAAAAGTGAAGCGGAAGAGTTTACAAAAGTAAAAATTTGCATCGTCCAGCAAGGAGACTCGTTGGACAAGATTGCTGAGCGGTATGATGTGACTATCTCCCAGCTTTTGCGCGCCAACGATTTAGAAAGCCCGGATGATGTGCACGAGGGGCAGCTGTTATATATTCCGGCCATGGCGGGAAGCCGTCCTTTCTTATGA
- the hemL gene encoding glutamate-1-semialdehyde 2,1-aminomutase, whose protein sequence is MRSYERSKAAYEEAVNLMPGGVNSPVRAFKSVGMTPIFMARGQGSKIYDIDGNEYIDYVLSWGPLILGHAHPQVVEALKRMAEQGTSFGAPTLLESELAKLVIERVPSVEIVRMVNSGTEATMSALRLARGYTKRNKIIKFEGSYHGHGDSLLIKAGSGVATLGLPDSPGVPESVAQHTITVPYNDLDSVRYAFERFGEDIAAVIVEPVAGNMGVVPPVPGFLEGLRDVTKQYGALLIFDEVMTGFRVDYRCAQGYYGVEPDLTCLGKVIGGGLPVGAYGGKADIMELVAPSGPVYQAGTLSGNPLAMTAGYETLRQLTPETYKEFSRKAARLEEGLRQAAGKYDIPHTINRAGSMIGLFFTNEPVVNYETAKTSDLELFAAYYREMANEGIFLPPSQFEGLFLSTAHSDEDIEYTIAAAERVFARLRKA, encoded by the coding sequence GTGCGAAGCTATGAACGGTCGAAAGCCGCTTACGAAGAGGCAGTCAACTTGATGCCGGGTGGGGTGAACAGCCCGGTGCGCGCCTTTAAGTCGGTCGGCATGACGCCGATCTTTATGGCGCGCGGCCAAGGTTCGAAAATTTACGATATTGACGGCAACGAATATATCGACTATGTATTGTCATGGGGGCCGCTCATTTTAGGACATGCCCATCCGCAAGTCGTGGAAGCGTTAAAGCGCATGGCGGAACAAGGAACGAGCTTTGGCGCCCCGACGCTTCTGGAAAGCGAGTTGGCCAAACTCGTCATCGAGCGGGTGCCGTCGGTTGAAATCGTACGCATGGTCAACTCCGGAACTGAGGCGACGATGAGCGCACTTCGCCTTGCGCGCGGCTATACGAAGCGCAACAAAATCATCAAATTCGAAGGCAGCTACCATGGCCATGGCGATTCGCTGCTCATTAAAGCCGGCTCCGGCGTGGCGACGCTCGGCTTGCCGGACAGCCCGGGCGTACCGGAATCGGTCGCCCAACATACGATCACCGTTCCGTATAACGATTTAGACAGCGTCCGCTATGCATTTGAGCGGTTTGGCGAAGACATCGCCGCGGTGATCGTTGAGCCGGTGGCCGGCAACATGGGCGTCGTGCCGCCTGTTCCCGGCTTTTTGGAAGGACTGCGGGACGTGACAAAACAATACGGCGCCCTGCTTATTTTTGACGAGGTCATGACCGGCTTCCGCGTCGACTACCGCTGCGCCCAAGGGTATTATGGGGTTGAACCGGATTTGACGTGCCTTGGCAAAGTGATCGGCGGCGGCCTGCCGGTTGGGGCGTATGGCGGGAAAGCGGACATTATGGAACTCGTTGCGCCGAGCGGGCCGGTGTACCAGGCAGGCACACTATCCGGCAACCCGCTCGCCATGACGGCTGGTTACGAAACGCTCCGCCAGCTGACGCCGGAAACGTATAAAGAGTTCAGCCGCAAGGCGGCGCGCCTCGAAGAAGGGTTGCGCCAAGCGGCCGGAAAATATGATATTCCGCATACAATCAACCGCGCCGGATCGATGATCGGCTTGTTCTTCACGAACGAACCGGTGGTCAATTACGAAACGGCGAAAACGTCTGACTTGGAGCTGTTTGCCGCTTATTACCGGGAAATGGCGAATGAAGGCATTTTCTTGCCGCCGTCGCAATTTGAAGGGCTGTTTTTGTCGACGGCGCACAGCGATGAGGATATCGAGTATACGATTGCCGCAGCGGAGCGGGTGTTTGCCCGCCTGCGCAAGGCGTGA